Proteins found in one Bacillus subtilis subsp. subtilis str. 168 genomic segment:
- the aprX gene encoding alkaline serine protease (Evidence 1a: Function from experimental evidences in the studied strain; PubMedId: 10589719, 16267290, 17884659, 28693413; Product type e: enzyme), whose amino-acid sequence MFGYSMVQMVRANAHKLDWPLRETVLQLYKPFKWTPCFLHKFFETKLQNRKKMSVIIEFEEGCHETGFQMAGEVLQKEKRSKLKSRFNKINCCSAEVTPSALHSLLSECSNIRKVYLNREVKALLDTATEASHAKEVVRNGQTLTGKGVTVAVVDTGIYPHPDLEGRIIGFADMVNQKTEPYDDNGHGTHCAGDVASSGASSSGQYRGPAPEANLIGVKVLNKQGSGTLADIIEGVEWCIQYNEDNPDEPIDIMSMSLGGDALRYDHEQEDPLVRAVEEAWSAGIVVCVAAGNSGPDSQTIASPGVSEKVITVGALDDNNTASSDDDTVASFSSRGPTVYGKEKPDILAPGVNIISLRSPNSYIDKLQKSSRVGSQYFTMSGTSMATPICAGIAALILQQNPDLTPDEVKELLKNGTDKWKDEDPNIYGAGAVNAENSVPGQ is encoded by the coding sequence ATGTTTGGGTACTCTATGGTACAAATGGTGAGAGCAAATGCTCACAAGCTAGATTGGCCGTTACGGGAAACCGTATTGCAACTTTACAAGCCCTTCAAATGGACTCCTTGCTTCTTGCATAAATTTTTCGAAACCAAATTGCAAAACAGAAAAAAAATGTCAGTCATTATCGAATTTGAGGAAGGCTGTCACGAGACCGGCTTTCAAATGGCTGGAGAGGTGCTGCAAAAAGAAAAACGCAGCAAGCTAAAAAGCCGCTTCAACAAAATCAACTGCTGCAGCGCCGAGGTTACTCCTTCAGCATTACATTCCCTTCTCTCTGAATGCAGCAATATCCGTAAAGTGTATTTAAACCGCGAAGTCAAAGCGCTTTTAGACACGGCAACCGAAGCAAGCCATGCGAAGGAAGTCGTCAGAAACGGGCAAACCCTGACAGGAAAAGGTGTTACTGTCGCTGTTGTCGATACAGGAATCTACCCGCATCCTGATCTAGAAGGAAGAATTATCGGATTCGCGGACATGGTCAATCAAAAAACAGAGCCGTACGATGATAATGGTCATGGCACACACTGTGCAGGTGATGTCGCAAGCAGCGGTGCATCCTCTTCCGGTCAATACCGCGGACCTGCACCGGAAGCCAATCTCATCGGCGTAAAGGTATTAAACAAGCAGGGTTCAGGAACGTTAGCAGATATTATAGAGGGTGTTGAGTGGTGTATTCAATACAATGAGGACAACCCCGATGAACCGATTGATATTATGAGCATGTCGCTCGGGGGCGATGCCCTTAGATATGATCATGAACAGGAAGATCCGTTAGTCAGAGCGGTTGAGGAAGCGTGGAGCGCAGGGATTGTCGTCTGTGTCGCTGCCGGAAACTCAGGCCCTGATTCGCAGACCATTGCAAGCCCGGGCGTGAGCGAAAAGGTGATTACAGTAGGTGCGCTTGACGATAACAATACTGCAAGCAGCGATGATGATACTGTCGCTTCCTTCTCAAGCCGCGGCCCGACAGTATACGGGAAAGAAAAGCCCGATATTTTAGCGCCGGGTGTTAATATTATTTCCCTTCGCTCTCCGAATTCTTATATTGATAAGCTCCAAAAGTCAAGCCGTGTAGGGTCTCAGTACTTTACAATGTCAGGAACCTCGATGGCAACACCGATTTGCGCAGGAATCGCAGCTTTAATTCTTCAGCAAAACCCGGATCTTACCCCTGATGAAGTAAAAGAGCTTTTGAAAAACGGCACGGACAAATGGAAAGATGAAGATCCGAATATCTACGGAGCGGGCGCTGTCAACGCAGAAAATTCCGTTCCCGGCCAATAA
- the pghC gene encoding gamma-polyglutamate hydrolase (phage origin) (Evidence 2b: Function from indirect experimental evidences (e.g. phenotypes); PubMedId: 16267290, 26158264; Product type h: extrachromosomal origin), with protein sequence MRRFLLNVILVLAIVLFLRYVHYSLEPEPSNQPDTYSNFSSLAENESPADYDISYNEKKGSKVLIMSPHGGRIEGGVSELVRYFNNEYSTYLFEGLKSHDNQTLHITSTNFDEPLAKKKIKEHQYVVAFHGYKGENKNTLVGGTDRKRAKMIVRALERRGFSAELASSKSGLAGLNAENINNQGETGLSIQLEISREQREAFFDDFYYKNRKYTKNSEFYAYVSAIKGVLEKEYS encoded by the coding sequence ATGAGAAGATTTTTACTAAATGTCATATTAGTCTTAGCCATTGTCTTGTTCTTGAGATATGTTCATTACTCATTGGAACCAGAACCATCAAATCAGCCAGATACATATTCAAATTTCAGCAGCTTGGCAGAGAATGAGAGCCCAGCCGATTACGATATTTCATATAATGAGAAAAAAGGAAGCAAAGTCTTAATTATGTCTCCGCATGGCGGAAGAATTGAAGGCGGAGTAAGTGAGCTTGTGCGTTATTTCAATAATGAATACTCTACATACCTATTTGAAGGGTTGAAGTCCCATGATAACCAAACACTGCACATTACAAGCACCAACTTTGATGAGCCATTGGCAAAAAAGAAAATCAAGGAGCATCAATATGTGGTGGCTTTTCACGGATATAAAGGAGAGAACAAGAATACCCTTGTAGGGGGAACAGACCGAAAGCGGGCGAAAATGATTGTGAGAGCCCTTGAGCGGAGAGGGTTTTCCGCTGAGTTAGCGTCGTCTAAAAGCGGTCTTGCTGGATTGAATGCCGAAAACATTAATAACCAAGGGGAAACGGGGCTAAGTATCCAGCTGGAAATCAGCCGTGAGCAGAGAGAAGCATTTTTTGATGATTTTTATTATAAAAATAGAAAATACACAAAGAACAGTGAATTTTATGCTTATGTCAGTGCGATCAAAGGTGTCCTGGAAAAAGAGTATTCGTAA
- the ymaD gene encoding putative peroxiredoxin-related protein (Evidence 3: Putative function from multiple computational evidences; PubMedId: 16267290, 22904090, 25649915; Product type e: enzyme) produces the protein MADHHFYLKANWPGNRNDVGTIESGNLITSISIPKEMDGPGEGTNPDEMLLGAAATCYIITLAAMMERSGLEKEDLQMESEGIVNVTKGVFTYKKIIHRPSVVLKHDASQDDVALAHKLCKKAESSCMISRAIQGNVELQLEASVKLGGE, from the coding sequence ATGGCAGATCATCATTTTTATTTAAAAGCGAACTGGCCGGGTAACCGTAATGATGTCGGTACGATCGAAAGCGGAAACCTGATCACATCGATTTCCATTCCTAAAGAAATGGATGGCCCGGGAGAAGGGACCAACCCAGATGAAATGCTTCTCGGGGCGGCAGCGACCTGTTACATTATTACACTTGCAGCGATGATGGAGAGAAGCGGGCTGGAAAAAGAAGACTTACAGATGGAGTCAGAAGGCATTGTCAACGTTACAAAAGGAGTCTTTACATACAAAAAGATCATTCACCGTCCCTCTGTCGTGCTTAAACATGATGCTTCACAAGACGACGTCGCATTGGCGCACAAACTTTGTAAAAAAGCGGAGTCGTCATGCATGATTTCGCGTGCAATTCAAGGAAATGTCGAGCTGCAGCTTGAAGCCTCTGTGAAACTGGGTGGAGAATAA
- the ebrB gene encoding small toxic metabolite efflux transporter subunit (Evidence 1a: Function from experimental evidences in the studied strain; PubMedId: 10735876, 15849754, 16750162, 16850406, 18024586, 22720735; Product type t : transporter), translated as MRGLLYLALAIVSEVFGSTMLKLSEGFTQAWPIAGVIVGFLSAFTFLSFSLKTIDLSSAYATWSGVGTALTAIVGFLLFGETISLKGVFGLTLVIAGVVVLNQSKAHAEDKKQTACE; from the coding sequence ATGAGAGGATTGCTTTATTTGGCTCTCGCCATTGTATCTGAAGTGTTTGGGAGCACGATGTTGAAGCTTTCAGAAGGATTTACACAAGCCTGGCCCATTGCCGGAGTCATAGTCGGATTTCTTTCTGCTTTTACGTTTCTAAGCTTTTCTTTAAAAACAATTGACTTATCAAGCGCGTATGCAACATGGTCGGGCGTTGGTACCGCGCTTACAGCAATTGTCGGGTTTTTGCTTTTTGGCGAAACCATCAGTTTAAAAGGTGTATTCGGTCTCACGCTTGTCATTGCAGGCGTGGTCGTGCTAAATCAATCGAAAGCCCACGCTGAAGATAAAAAACAGACGGCCTGTGAGTGA
- the ebrA gene encoding small toxic metabolite efflux transporter subunit (Evidence 1a: Function from experimental evidences in the studied strain; PubMedId: 10735876, 11104814, 17516673, 18024586; Product type t: transporter): MLIGYIFLTIAICSESIGAAMLKVSDGFKKWKPSALVVIGYSLAFYMLSLTLNHIPLSLSYATWSGAGTVLTTVIGVKWFKEDLNAKGLIGILLLLSGVVLLNWP, encoded by the coding sequence ATGTTGATAGGATATATATTCCTCACGATTGCCATATGTTCGGAATCGATAGGAGCAGCCATGCTGAAAGTATCTGATGGCTTCAAAAAGTGGAAGCCAAGTGCTTTGGTCGTTATTGGCTATTCCCTCGCCTTTTATATGCTGTCCCTGACTTTAAACCATATTCCCCTGAGCCTCTCCTATGCGACTTGGAGCGGGGCAGGCACGGTGCTGACGACAGTGATCGGAGTAAAATGGTTCAAGGAAGATCTGAATGCCAAAGGGCTTATCGGGATTCTTTTATTACTATCAGGGGTCGTGTTACTTAATTGGCCGTAA
- the ymaG gene encoding inner spore coat protein; cell wall associated protein (Evidence 1a: Function from experimental evidences in the studied strain; PubMedId: 15849754, 16850406, 19775244, 19933362, 22882546; Product type cp: cell process) codes for MNELEHFSPEDTRIFGRPFGFGRPFGFGRPFGFGYGFGRPGFGYGFGRPFGFFGGPFIGGLAGGLIGSALFNPYLYGGYPYYPYAPFPFYY; via the coding sequence ATGAACGAGTTAGAGCATTTCAGCCCTGAAGATACAAGAATATTTGGAAGGCCGTTCGGATTCGGGAGACCATTTGGGTTTGGAAGACCGTTCGGGTTCGGTTACGGGTTTGGAAGACCCGGATTTGGTTATGGGTTTGGCCGGCCATTCGGATTTTTTGGAGGACCGTTTATCGGCGGCCTTGCAGGCGGGCTTATAGGAAGCGCTTTATTTAATCCTTATTTGTATGGCGGATACCCCTATTATCCGTATGCCCCGTTCCCTTTTTATTATTAA
- the ymaF gene encoding putative sporulation-related protein of unknown function (Evidence 4: Unknown function but conserved in other organisms; PubMedId: 24098137, 25915524) translates to MNTLGLYQSDWSKAPPHAHAYHVKTTREQGHYHLIEGFTQPANGSNTDQHTHYYTGITSFENGHFHRYYGISGPAIPLADGTHYHEIEETTYLAYNEPIEIQYGGVVYDPGDDRRKTHRHTLKGKTREIVGNEPLGW, encoded by the coding sequence GTGAACACATTGGGCCTGTATCAGTCTGACTGGTCAAAAGCACCGCCCCACGCACATGCTTATCATGTCAAAACAACGAGAGAACAGGGCCATTATCATCTCATCGAAGGGTTTACTCAGCCGGCAAACGGATCAAATACCGATCAGCATACACATTACTATACAGGGATCACTTCATTTGAAAACGGCCATTTTCATCGGTATTACGGAATCTCAGGACCGGCGATTCCCTTAGCAGATGGCACACATTATCATGAAATCGAAGAAACGACGTATCTGGCCTATAACGAGCCGATTGAGATCCAGTACGGAGGGGTTGTGTACGATCCCGGAGATGACAGAAGAAAAACGCATCGTCATACCCTGAAAGGAAAGACAAGGGAAATTGTCGGCAATGAGCCGCTCGGCTGGTAG
- the miaA gene encoding tRNA isopentenylpyrophosphate transferase (Evidence 2a: Function from experimental evidences in other organisms; PubMedId: 3045085, 11160115, 26735940, 28277934, 28471404; Product type e: enzyme): MNNTKQPVVILVGPTAVGKTNLSIQLAKSLNAEIISGDSMQIYKGMDIGTAKITEQEMEGVPHHLIDILDPQDSFSTADYQSLVRNKISEIANRGKLPMIVGGTGLYIQSVLYDYTFTEEANDPVFRESMQMAAEREGADFLHAKLAAADPEAAAAIHPNNTRRVIRALEILHTSGKTMSQHLKEQKRELLYNAVLIGLTMDRDTLYERINQRVDLMMQSGLLPEVKRLYDKNVRDCQSIQAIGYKELYAYFDGFVTLSDAVEQLKQNSRRYAKRQLTWFRNKMQVTWFDMTPPVDMELKKKEIFTHIAGKLEL; this comes from the coding sequence TTGAATAATACGAAGCAGCCCGTTGTCATTTTAGTCGGACCGACGGCAGTGGGGAAAACCAATTTAAGTATTCAGCTAGCCAAATCCTTAAACGCGGAAATTATCAGCGGAGATTCGATGCAGATTTATAAAGGGATGGATATTGGAACAGCTAAAATTACCGAACAGGAGATGGAGGGAGTGCCCCATCATCTGATTGACATTTTAGATCCCCAAGACTCTTTCTCTACTGCCGATTATCAAAGCTTAGTAAGAAATAAAATCAGCGAGATTGCAAATAGAGGAAAGCTTCCGATGATTGTCGGCGGTACAGGGCTTTATATACAATCTGTGCTTTACGATTATACATTTACGGAAGAGGCAAATGATCCCGTGTTTCGAGAGAGCATGCAAATGGCTGCTGAGCGGGAAGGCGCTGACTTTCTTCATGCCAAACTTGCTGCAGCAGATCCCGAGGCAGCAGCTGCGATTCATCCGAATAATACAAGAAGAGTCATTCGCGCACTGGAAATTTTACATACGTCCGGAAAAACGATGTCCCAGCATTTGAAGGAACAAAAACGAGAACTTCTGTACAATGCAGTGTTAATTGGCCTGACAATGGATAGAGACACGCTTTACGAAAGAATTAATCAGCGGGTCGATTTGATGATGCAGTCAGGCCTTCTTCCGGAAGTGAAACGCTTATACGACAAGAACGTGAGAGACTGTCAATCAATACAGGCGATAGGCTATAAAGAGCTGTATGCATATTTTGACGGTTTTGTGACACTTTCCGATGCTGTCGAACAGCTAAAGCAGAACTCGAGGCGGTATGCGAAACGCCAGCTGACGTGGTTTCGCAACAAAATGCAGGTCACATGGTTCGATATGACACCGCCTGTTGATATGGAGCTGAAAAAAAAGGAAATTTTCACACATATAGCAGGAAAACTCGAACTTTAA
- the hfq gene encoding Hfq RNA chaperone (Evidence 1a: Function from experimental evidences in the studied strain; PubMedId: 16166525, 20445260, 22053080, 23457461, 24932523, 27049793, 27581927; Product type f: factor): protein MKPINIQDQFLNQIRKENTYVTVFLLNGFQLRGQVKGFDNFTVLLESEGKQQLIYKHAISTFAPQKNVQLELE from the coding sequence ATGAAACCGATTAATATTCAGGATCAGTTTTTGAATCAAATCCGGAAAGAAAATACGTATGTCACTGTTTTTTTGCTGAACGGCTTTCAGTTGCGGGGCCAGGTGAAAGGCTTTGATAACTTTACCGTATTGTTGGAATCGGAAGGTAAGCAGCAGCTTATATATAAACATGCGATCTCAACGTTTGCGCCGCAAAAAAACGTCCAGCTTGAACTCGAATAG
- the ymzC gene encoding hypothetical protein (Evidence 5: Unknown function), protein MFESEAELRRIRIALVWIAVFLLFGACGNQDTIIETDNGNSDYETPQPTSFPLEHNHFGVMEDGYIKIYEYNESRNEVKLKKEYADDELE, encoded by the coding sequence TTGTTTGAAAGTGAAGCAGAACTGAGACGAATCAGGATTGCACTTGTATGGATAGCTGTCTTTTTACTGTTCGGGGCGTGCGGGAATCAAGATACCATTATTGAAACAGACAACGGCAATTCAGACTATGAAACGCCTCAGCCCACCTCGTTTCCACTTGAACATAACCATTTTGGCGTTATGGAGGACGGCTATATCAAAATTTATGAGTATAATGAGTCCCGCAATGAGGTAAAGCTGAAGAAAGAATACGCGGATGATGAGCTTGAATAA
- the ymzA gene encoding hypothetical protein (Evidence 4: Unknown function but conserved in other organisms), whose translation MKHKVIVNHWEEICEDDSCYEYGTSIIVNGKELIREASIITALKAVLEEIGADVEIEETVESEKCCDSLRKKNLDY comes from the coding sequence ATGAAGCATAAAGTGATCGTGAATCATTGGGAAGAAATTTGCGAAGATGATTCTTGCTATGAATACGGAACAAGTATCATTGTGAACGGAAAAGAATTAATCAGAGAAGCGTCAATTATCACTGCTTTGAAGGCGGTTTTAGAAGAGATCGGCGCGGATGTTGAAATAGAAGAAACAGTAGAGAGCGAAAAATGCTGTGATAGCTTAAGAAAAAAAAATCTAGACTACTAA
- the nrdI gene encoding co-factor of ribonucleotide diphosphate reductase (Evidence 1a: Function from experimental evidences in the studied strain; PubMedId: 12682299, 16885274, 21561096, 22443445, 23402532, 26507228; Product type f : factor) — MVQIIFDSKTGNVQRFVNKTGFQQIRKVDEMDHVDTPFVLVTYTTNFGQVPASTQSFLEKYAHLLLGVAASGNKVWGDNFAKSADTISRQYQVPILHKFELSGTSKDVELFTQEVERVVTKSSAKMDPVK; from the coding sequence GTGGTACAAATCATATTTGATTCGAAAACAGGGAATGTTCAGCGGTTTGTGAATAAAACAGGCTTTCAGCAGATACGCAAGGTGGACGAAATGGACCACGTGGACACTCCGTTTGTTTTGGTCACCTACACGACAAACTTCGGCCAGGTACCGGCATCAACACAATCATTTCTCGAAAAATACGCCCATCTCTTATTGGGAGTCGCTGCGAGCGGCAACAAAGTATGGGGCGATAACTTTGCAAAAAGCGCCGATACCATTTCAAGACAATATCAGGTGCCGATCTTGCACAAATTTGAACTCAGCGGCACATCTAAAGACGTTGAATTGTTTACTCAGGAGGTAGAAAGAGTTGTCACAAAATCAAGTGCCAAAATGGATCCAGTTAAATAA
- the nrdE gene encoding ribonucleoside-diphosphate reductase (major subunit) (Evidence 1a: Function from experimental evidences in the studied strain; PubMedId: 12682299, 15937154, 16885274, 17395719, 21561096, 22443445, 23402532, 24401092, 27920297; Product type e: enzyme), with protein sequence MSQNQVPKWIQLNNEIMIQKDGKFQFDKDKEAVHSYFVDYINQNTVFFHNLKEKLDYLVENQYYEEEFLSLYSFEDIKEVFKTAYAKKFRFPSFMSAFKFYNDYALKTNDKKKILERYEDRISIVALFFANGDTEKAKEYVNLMINQEYQPSTPTFLNAGRKRRGELVSCFLLEVNDSLNDISRAIDISMQLSKLGGGVSLNLSKLRAKGEAIKDVENATKGVVGVMKLLDNAFRYADQMGQRQGSGAAYLNIFHRDINDFLDTKKISADEDVRVKTLSIGVVIPDKFVELAREDKAAYVFYPHTIYKEYGQHMDEMDMNEMYDKFVDNPRVKKEKINPRKLLEKLAMLRSESGYPYIMFQDNVNKVHANNHISKVKFSNLCSEVLQASQVSSYTDYDEEDEIGLDISCNLGSLNILNVMEHKSIEKTVKLATDSLTHVSETTDIRNAPAVRRANKAMKSIGLGAMNLHGYLAQNGIAYESPEARDFANTFFMMVNFYSIQRSAEIAKEKGETFDQYEGSTYATGEYFDKYVSTDFSPKYEKIANLFEGMHIPTTEDWKKLKAFVAEHGMYHSYRLCIAPTGSISYVQSSTASVMPIMERIEERTYGNSKTYYPMPGLASNNWFFYKEAYDMDMFKVVDMIATIQQHIDQGISFTLFLKDTMTTRDLNRIDLYAHHRGIKTIYYARTKDTGQDSCLSCVV encoded by the coding sequence TTGTCACAAAATCAAGTGCCAAAATGGATCCAGTTAAATAACGAAATCATGATCCAAAAAGATGGGAAATTCCAGTTTGATAAGGATAAAGAAGCTGTACATAGCTATTTTGTAGATTATATCAATCAAAACACAGTCTTCTTTCACAATTTAAAAGAGAAGCTGGATTATTTGGTTGAAAACCAATACTACGAAGAGGAATTCTTAAGCCTTTATTCTTTTGAAGACATTAAAGAAGTGTTTAAGACAGCTTACGCTAAGAAGTTTCGTTTTCCTTCCTTCATGAGTGCGTTTAAATTCTATAATGACTATGCTTTGAAAACGAATGACAAGAAAAAAATCCTCGAGCGTTATGAGGACCGGATCTCAATTGTTGCGCTGTTCTTCGCTAACGGCGACACTGAGAAAGCAAAAGAATATGTAAACCTGATGATCAATCAAGAATATCAGCCGAGCACACCGACATTTTTGAATGCCGGCAGAAAACGCCGCGGTGAACTTGTGAGCTGCTTCTTGCTCGAAGTTAATGATTCTTTAAATGACATTTCAAGAGCAATCGATATCTCCATGCAGCTTTCTAAGCTTGGTGGCGGGGTTTCTCTTAACCTGTCCAAGCTTCGCGCGAAAGGTGAAGCCATTAAAGATGTTGAGAATGCGACAAAAGGCGTTGTAGGCGTCATGAAGCTTCTTGATAACGCGTTCCGTTACGCTGACCAAATGGGACAAAGACAAGGCTCCGGCGCGGCGTATTTAAACATTTTCCACCGCGATATCAATGATTTTCTTGATACGAAAAAGATTTCTGCGGATGAAGATGTGCGTGTCAAAACGCTTTCGATCGGTGTTGTCATTCCGGATAAGTTCGTTGAGCTTGCACGCGAGGACAAAGCGGCTTATGTATTCTACCCGCACACGATTTATAAAGAGTACGGCCAGCACATGGATGAGATGGACATGAACGAAATGTACGACAAGTTTGTCGACAACCCTCGGGTGAAAAAGGAAAAAATCAACCCGCGGAAACTGCTTGAAAAATTGGCGATGCTTCGTTCTGAATCAGGCTATCCATACATCATGTTCCAAGATAACGTCAATAAAGTGCATGCGAATAACCATATTTCCAAGGTCAAATTTTCTAACCTTTGCTCTGAAGTGCTGCAGGCATCTCAAGTTTCTTCATACACAGACTATGATGAAGAAGATGAAATCGGTCTGGATATTTCCTGCAACCTGGGTTCGCTTAACATTCTCAATGTCATGGAGCATAAATCAATCGAAAAGACAGTCAAGCTTGCGACAGACTCTTTAACACACGTGTCTGAAACAACAGACATCCGTAATGCGCCTGCTGTAAGACGGGCAAACAAAGCGATGAAATCAATCGGCCTCGGTGCTATGAACCTTCACGGCTACCTTGCGCAAAACGGCATTGCGTATGAAAGTCCGGAAGCGCGTGACTTTGCAAACACGTTCTTTATGATGGTGAATTTCTACTCCATCCAGCGTTCTGCGGAAATCGCAAAAGAGAAGGGCGAAACGTTTGATCAATATGAAGGATCAACCTATGCGACAGGTGAATACTTCGACAAATACGTTTCAACTGATTTCTCACCGAAATACGAAAAAATCGCTAATCTGTTTGAAGGTATGCATATCCCGACGACAGAGGACTGGAAAAAGCTAAAAGCATTTGTCGCTGAACACGGTATGTATCACAGCTACAGATTATGCATTGCGCCGACAGGCTCTATCTCATACGTTCAATCAAGCACGGCGTCTGTTATGCCGATTATGGAACGGATTGAAGAACGAACATACGGCAACTCAAAAACGTACTACCCAATGCCTGGGCTTGCATCTAATAACTGGTTCTTCTATAAAGAAGCCTACGATATGGACATGTTCAAGGTTGTGGATATGATCGCCACTATCCAGCAGCACATTGATCAGGGAATCAGCTTTACATTGTTCTTAAAAGACACAATGACGACCCGAGATTTAAACCGAATCGATCTGTATGCACATCATAGAGGAATTAAAACCATTTACTATGCAAGAACGAAAGATACTGGGCAAGACAGCTGCCTTTCTTGTGTTGTTTGA